TATTCGGCAGTTCCAGGATCGGATAAAGTATTTTTTCCTGTTCGCTGAACGGCATGGACTTAAGTTCAATTATCTTTCTGGCCAGATGCCGGCCGCCGGCGTACTCGTTGACCCAGATAACCGTAAGGTCATGTTCCCGGCCGATGTCAACGCCGACGAAAAGCGGATTTTTAATTTCAGGCAGCGGAATTTCCCAGTTTTCATTTTCGCGGTATTCACAGGCGGCGATCATATCATAAGTTAAAAAAGCGGAATTATCGTCCGCCGGGATACACATGTATTCCTGCAAGAAACTTTCCTCGTCGGCGCAGCCGGAACGGATAAAGTTGAAATAATCCGCCTCATCCATATCCTGGCGCTCATCGCCCGGCGGCAGCTTGCTTTGCAGCTTGAACAAAAACCCCTGATCCAGCGCGTTCTCAAGCGTAACCGTGTGCGGACTGATCTTTTTAGGGTTGCCCTTTTCTTTTATTTCCCTGACCAGTTCATTGAAAAAGTTCGCGCTGCCCCGATGGGTGGAAATTATTCCAAGCTGGCCGCCCCAGGTAATTCCCGGATAAGCGATAGTATAAAGTTTGCGCGGGTCCTTATGCAGCGCGAACTCGTCAAGCAGACGGGAACCGCGCTTCCCGGCCTGCGCGTCGGGGCTGGAACTCATGGAGTTTATTTTCACTCCGGACGCAAGCCGCAAAACAAAAGCGGTATTTTTTTCAGCGTCGATAACCTGTTCGCCCAGGTCTTCGGCGGCGATATTCAGGATTTCCGCGAATTTCAGGCAGTCAACCAGAAACAATCTCGCCTGGATTTCGTCCCGGCTGCTTATCCAGGCGTCAAGGCGGGCGCCGGCGCGCGACTCTTCGCGCACCATGTCGTAAGCGCCGCCCCAGGAAAGCCCGATCTGCCGGGATTTTTCCATAAGCTTCAAACGGCTCCGGTCCCGGATCCAGCGTTCCTGGTACGGCAGGAAAAGCGTATTTTTAGCCGGTATGATCTTTGCTCTACCCATGGCGTTGCATCCGCCTCTTTTTAATTGTTTTTTTAAAGCAATCCAACTTTTTCCTCAATAGTTTTCAACGCTTCGTCGGAAATACCGCGCTGCTTTTCAGCTTTGCCCGTCAGTTGTTCTATAGTCGCCGAAAGCTCCGCGATCCTGGCCTGGTATTCGGCTTCTTTTTCTGCGGCGGCGCGTTTACCGTCTTCTTTTTCCTGCGCGATCCGGTTGCGGTTGTAACCGGCTACGGCCCCGGAAATGGCCCGGACTTCCTTGTCGGTCAGGTCTTCCCCGCCTTCAAGCTTTTCGAGACAAAGCTGGAGCAGCTTATATTCCGCGATCCGCGCGATATTATCCGATCCGGCATTCGCTTCCACCAGCACGGCGGCGATCGTGTTTTTCTGCATATTGCCCGACCACTCGCGGCAACGGCGGCAGTATTCTTTAAACTCGACGCCCTCGCGGTAAGCCAGAAACGAACGGTTATGCAGCGCCAGGTCTTTTTCCGCGCATTCCGCCGCGACAATTTCATCCGCGCGGATTTCGTCATAGGTGGCAATCCCCTCTTCAAGCAGTTCGCATATCCGCAGCCTTGCCCCTTTCTTGTCAAGTTTCATTATGTTGTTTCTAGGTCTACTCATCCGAACGTCGGCCTCGTTATTATTTTTTTAGTTATCAGTTATCAGTTATGCCGGACTGGCGACCGGCGCTCCCGGCTTTTTTTGTTTCGAGGTTAAGCGAAGCGCGGGCCGTGAATGAACG
This Kiritimatiellia bacterium DNA region includes the following protein-coding sequences:
- a CDS encoding terminase family protein, translating into MGRAKIIPAKNTLFLPYQERWIRDRSRLKLMEKSRQIGLSWGGAYDMVREESRAGARLDAWISSRDEIQARLFLVDCLKFAEILNIAAEDLGEQVIDAEKNTAFVLRLASGVKINSMSSSPDAQAGKRGSRLLDEFALHKDPRKLYTIAYPGITWGGQLGIISTHRGSANFFNELVREIKEKGNPKKISPHTVTLENALDQGFLFKLQSKLPPGDERQDMDEADYFNFIRSGCADEESFLQEYMCIPADDNSAFLTYDMIAACEYRENENWEIPLPEIKNPLFVGVDIGREHDLTVIWVNEYAGGRHLARKIIELKSMPFSEQEKILYPILELPNMRRCCIDASGLGMQFAERAGEKYGKYRIESVKFSAPVKESLAYPLRAQFEDLNIRLPFDKYIRADLRSIKKETTPAGNIRFTADRGKNGHADRFWAAALAAHAASGGSGIADAVEIPGSSRYADNWLQR